The Saimiri boliviensis isolate mSaiBol1 chromosome 10, mSaiBol1.pri, whole genome shotgun sequence genomic sequence gttttttttttaaaaatcaataaaatacataGTGTGCCTATCGAACAGTCCACTTAAAATAGATCTTATTTATTGTATTGCAAAGCTTGTAGCAAATAGATTAGCCCTGTGtccatctaaaaattaaaatgtcctcCTCCTGGTATTGTGGGCACTGATTTATAGTGTTTTTTCAAGTGTACAACCAATACCACTTAACCCCCAAAATGAATATAGCATTAAGTAAAAATCCACTTCATTTTACTCCATGAGATGTGTATTGGTTATCTCTTCCAAGGCAGCTACAGACTCTGACAATAGCCCACTGTCCACCACTGTTTTCTCTACCTCTCAAGTCTTCAAGCATCCATGTCAGGCACATTAACAGACTCATCTTTGGTCCCATTATAGGGCGAAGCTGGTGCTGCTGGTCCTGCTGGTCCTGCTGGTCCTCGGGGAAGCCCTGTAAGTAAGAATCTTGATCATTTTGGATACCCACACCTCATGATGTTTAGACATTGATGAACCTAGGATTgctaagacattttaaaatctattctcccACCTAGGGTGAACGTGGTGAGGTTGGTCCTGCTGGCCCCAATGGATTTGCTGGTCCCGCTGTGAGTATCACATAATGAAGATTAATCTGAAAATATCCTAAGTTGGGAAATAGAGTGGGTTAGAATAACAGAGCTGTTTCCTTCCAACAGGGTGCTGCTGGTCAACCAGGTGctaaaggagaaagaggagccaAAGGGCCTAAGGGTGAAAATGGTGTTGTTGGTCCCACAGGCCCCGTCGGAGCTGCTGGCCCATCTGTAAGTTGAATTCACTGATGGTCCACACAGCCTGTGTAGCTACCCATTAGATCATACAATTAAACATACATCTGTCAAGTGCCTACTATACAACAGGGAATATACCAGAGAGAAGATGGCAAATAAAGGAAGGATTAAGATTTGCACACTGTTTTACAATGtataaatgtttcataaatattgttttattttaattctctaaTAACCTCGTCAGGGTGGTAATACTGAAGAACATTCTGatagtcattttttatttctacatttttttctaagagatgCAGGAATGATCCCTTTGAAGAAAAGATTAACATTTTTAAGGGTTTGTGTGTGATTTGACCCCatctttttgtttgcatttagGGTCCAAATGGTCCCCCTGGTCCTGCTGGAAGTCGTGGTGATGGAGGTCCCCCTGTGAGTATTTACAATGGACTCTgaccacttttctttcttcagaatcTATTAAGGACAAATTGAAAGCTTTGAAATTCTTGGTAAATTTGGACTACTATGAGGAAACTTTTGAGGTTCAAGTTCGTTCTCTTCAGGGAAATTCCAATATTGATGTTAACCTGAACCCAGCTAGAACTCAGTATAGGTTGCTATCACCTAACTGGAAGTAATAACCAAGTGGACCCTAGACAGTTTAATTGTGAAGTAGTAAAGACTATTTCTTTGGTTCCCTTCATCTGTTTCTTAATATGTCCCTTCTTCTGCCTCACTACTTCGTTCCCTTTTGCAGCCAATGCTATCACAACAATTCTCTAGAGACCCAGAGCTCTCCAAAAATGGACTTTACTGACTTCTTCTCTCACTGGACAGTGCTGAATGTTCTAGGTCATTTGTTGTTCTTTCCTCCAAGAACACCATTACTTGTTAAGTGTCCATTTCCTTACCACTCAGCCAGGTGGTTAATATAGTTATTAATGTATACACATTAATATATAATAAGGACATAGTGTCTTATCTTCATGCCTTTAGAACCATAAGATAATATGTCAGCATTTTAGAAAGGGCTATCGAAACCTTAATGCAAAATATGGGCATTGCAACTGGTGGCATGCTGGTAAGGAAGATGTGTGGAGAAGGAGGGCCTTCAGGGTCCTGGCTGAGTAATACCCTATATAAAGCTGCCTACCTCTTACCCCTTGGTCTCTCCCTGGTCATGTGTACtggttttccaaaaaaaaaaaaaaaaaaaaaaaaaaaagaaaaagaaattcctatCTTACCCAACTTCTTGGAGTTGATATTGACTGTGGAATTCTAATGTGCTTGGCTCGCAGGGTATGACTGGTTTCCCTGGTGCTGCTGGACGGACTGGTCCCCCAGGACCCTCTGTAAGTAAATCACTCCAAACATGTGTCTTCATTTACTCTAGCCGAAAGGCCTGGCTTCTGATAGGAAACTGATAAGAAACTCGTCATGAAAACACATGACTATTATTTGCTGTTACTCTCCTGGTGTGAAATCAGTTTTTTCTGAACCATTAAGGTAAAACCATCAcaagttatattttataatatccgTTTAAGAGGCTTTTATTCATGTGAACACCAGTCCCCTTTCAGGGGCATggtctctttgaaaaaaaaaatgaacagttttAGTCACATATCAGATATTTCTATATCTAATTACCCTTTATGGCTAACATTCTGCCTCCATTGTTAAGGTATAATTGTTCCTGAATTTAAAGGTGGTTTGGTCTCTAATTTAATTCTGATTCAGACTCTCCTGTCAGGACTcaagaaaatttaattaattaccaAGGATTAAGTCTTCCGGTTAAGgtttcagggaaagaaaaatagcaaagatgTTGATTTCTTGGAATCCTTTTTACAGGTTCATAACAGAAAAATCTTCATTCCCTGTAGGCATTTAATTAAACCTAGTTGAAAATCGTGTGTGATTCCtcaattatgaataaaatgtccatattggctttctgaaagaaagaaagagaaaaaaagaaaaggaagagtccTTCAAAACTCAGAGTCCCATTCATTTATCATTAACTCTTATCACTCTACTTAGTTCTGATTCCAATATGCCAGAGTATCAGTGGCACGATGTTTTTCCTCACCGAAATTTACCACATTCTCTCCTCCATAATATGCTTTGTTACAGCCTCATAAAGGAAGACAGGAgttgcttctttgcttctttctgcaAGAAAAGTTGTAAAAAACTCCAAATATTTCCCCCAAATGACCAGGGTATTATTTTATTGCATCACATTGTTTGCATCTTAGGATCTAGAATCTCTGCTGCTCTCTTCCAGATCTTTAGTGCTTAACAGAAAGGAAACAACCTTGTACATTTCCTCACAGGGTATTTCTGGCCCTCCTGGTCCTCCCGGTCCTGCTGGAAAAGAAGGCCTCCGTGGTCCTCGTGGTGACCAAGGTCCAGTTGGCCGATCTGGAGAAACAGGTGCAGTTGGTCCCCCTGGCTTCGCTGGTGAGAAGGGTCCCTCTGGAGAGGCTGGTACTGCTGTAAGTGATTTCCAACTCCTCTTTCTCAATACCTTATGTTGAGTTAAAATAAAGCCCCTAAACAAATTTTCAAATGGCATCTATTTGTTGATGAGTATTCTAGGCTTTCAAGCAGAGCTCAGTTGAGCCAGGAAATCTGTCCAGCCACACTGAGGTGCTGTGGCTTCCACAAATTCTCAGAAAGCACAAAATCGGGAAGACAATAAATGAGGGAACTTACAGTTTTATCACAACAGCTCTTTAAGCTATTGAGGGCACCTTACCGGTACTAGGATTAGAACAGAATCCCATTGCTGTGGCCATCCTACTATAGATTAATCAATCTCAGTAGGCTACCAATTTCTTAAACGTACACTGTTCAGTATTAATATTACTCTAAAAGGTGCCCCTATTAAACCTTAGAGGCCAAAGTCAAAATTTGCTTCCCTTTGataatactgatttcctttccttttttttttttttttttttttttgagatgaagtctccccgTCACCcaggtggcacgatctcgactctgcaacttccatctccctggttcaggcaattctcctgtctcagcctcccaagtatctgagactacaagcacacaccatcacgcctggctaatttttgtatttttagtaaagatggggtttcaccatattggtcagactggtctcgatcttctgacctcaggtgatccacccatcttggcctcccaaagtgctgggattacagacatgagccaccacatccagccttattttctgtcttttgtgtatatgcctagcagtgggattgctggatcatatggtagttctatttttagtttttcaaggaACACCCCCCCCAactatgtacaattattatgtatccataataacttaaaataattttttaatttgttttcctgcCTGGAGGCTATAAAAACTCTATTCCACCACCCCAACTGTCTTTATTCATCTtaaccacatatttttaaatgttgtgccATTGGTCTCAAGGATGAACCAGATACAAAAGTATATATGCCAAGATGTAAACTCACTGTTAACACTAGAGAAAAGATATCCAAGTATATGTCCTAGTAATAGGAGGTTATTAGCCTTTTACTAAGCTGAAGACAGTTTATTCTCACAATCTTCAAGCCAACCTGTGTTATCACCTAGGGTCTTACTCATAACACTCAGTATTTTTTCTCCTGTTTAGGGACCTCCTGGCACTCCAGGTCCTCAGGGTCTTCTTGGTGCTCCTGGTATTCTGGGTCTGCCTGGCTCGAGAGGTGAACGTGGTCTGCCAGGTGTTGCTGGTGCTCTGGTGAGTGCTTGACACCATTCTGACTACATTAACATaaggaaagattttaaaagctgCCACTTCAAATGTGACAGATTGATCACTGAATAACTTCACTTAAGATTTTTATTCATGGCATTTTCTTGATACAGATCACATGTCACTTATCTTAGAAGCTTTAATACCACCTTACTTAGACACATACTATAAAGACACAGCTTAAAATTATGCagaatgatttttgttctttctacGCGCTTAAGAACGATACAGTCTCTAATTGCATTTACTCCTCTGCAATATGAAATGCTGGCATCATTTATCTTGTAGGAAGAATGAAACTCTGAAAGTTCTGAATCATTCCATTAAACCTTATACATTGGCAACAACTAAAAACCATCTCATCTCCATAAACTCTACCAACTTTACGAATTCATTTCATTTGGGATACTGAAAGACACGAGGCTTTCACAGAGCAACATCCTATGACTACGTAAAGCTGGCAGTCTACGTGTGGAGAAGGAGGACAGGGATAACACTAATGATACTTCTTATAATTGTGTGGCCCATTCACATTCAGTTTACCTTCTTTCTTCAAACTAGAATCTCCTGAGTAGTGCTGttttggaggtgggggcaggggttaGCATTCCTTCCAATGAGAGGAATGTCATTTTATCTTCTCTGCCTGTTTAGGGTGAACCTGGTCCTCTTGGCATTGCTGGCCCTCCTGGAGCTCGTGGTCCCCCTGGTGCCGTGGGGAGTCCTGGAGTCAATGGTGCTCCTGGTGAAGCTGGTCGTGATGTGAGTCCAACACTTGGTTTGTAAAATAAAACCTAGCAGGATTTCATTGTGTGAAACTTTATATACTGAGCTGAGGTTCTCTTGTTCCAAATTTCTGAACAAGACGATCAGTTGTTCCATAATATCTACACCTagtattgaaaatataaaaaactgcTTAGGCCAAAGAATGAGCTTTTAACTAGCACACTGAAAAATTGGGCCCAAGtatttaaaacatctttaaaaaatatctaggtTGGCAGATGTTTATCCCTAGTTTTGGCAGTCTGAAAAAGGGTTTGCTACAGAGCACTGGAAGTGATTAGCCAAGACATAGGGGCTGGTAGGTAGCAGAGCCTCCCTAAGAGCCTTAATTTGTGTGGTGTCTTCACAGGGCAATCCTGGGAACGATGGTCCCCCAGGTCGCGATGGTCAACCTGGACACAAGGTTAGTATACTTTTCATCTTTCTCTAATCCAAAAGTGATTAAAATACAAGCCAGATTGATGCTAAGCTTCATTTTGCCTTTGGTAGGGAGAGCGTGGTTACCCTGGCAACATTGGTCCAGTTGGTGCTGCAGGTGCACCTGGTCCTCATGGCCCCGTGGGTCCTGCTGGCAAACATGGAAACCGTGGTGAAACTGTAAGTGTGTGAATACCAGTCCCTCAGTGCAGCATTCTTGTGGGCTTCACTTCTGACTTCCTCACATTTGGGGATGGCAGGGAAGTGAGGAGGGGAATCTTGGGCCTGGCtgagttgtgtttttcttttccatttcacaGGGTCCTTCTGGTCCTGTTGGTCCTACTGGTGCTGTTGGTCCAAGAGGTCCTAGTGTATGTACATGGTGAAGATTTCTTTACAAAACTAACATTTAGAGAGAATCAGTCCGAAGCacctattaagaaaatgaataatatatcagctagacttaatatttttaaaaaattttagtccATGCCGAGGATTGATACAAATAACTTGAGCTAGCTTAAGTCTCTTCTGCTTGTTTGCATTGAACAGTTACAAGGATCTAGCCACTTTACAGGCAGCTCAACTAAAGCAGATTGCGAGCAGAAGCAAGGGCCCAGCTAGACCCTTACATGTCCTGAGTTACATTTGTAAATGACTTAAGCAGTATTTGTGGCGAAGTgagtgtcatttttttaaaaagactaggcttatccatctttctctttctttataggGCCCACAAGGCATTCGTGGTGATAAGGGAGAGCCTGGTGATAAAGGGCCCAGAGGTCTTCCTGGCTTAAAGGGACACAACGGATTGCAGGGTCTGCCTGGTCTTGCTGTAAGTAAACTGTAGCCATCTCACACATAAACTGACCCTGAGGGCCTTCAGCTCAAAAGAATCTTCATATTTTCACTGCTGTTATTCCACTATAGCCTATATCATATCCATTTCTCATTCTCTGGCTAACTCCATCTCGCTCTTGGAGATAACGCTGTTTCATCCCAACATGAAAGGTGAGGGTTAAGGGAgatagaaatatacatatattaaaatctcCTGGCAACAATGTCCTTCAACCCcacttaaaataaacataattagaGGAATGACTAATATTGCACTGCTGAAATAGcttgtgaaaaaaataattgaatataatagacataatgggagaaaagagCCCCActttacattttcaattttctcaaTCCTGAGTCCATTTAAACTAAAGTTTTCCATTCAatttggaccaaaaaaaaaaaaaaaaaaaaaaacctgtctcttGACATGTGCTCTGAAAGTGTGATTTTCCTGTTCTCTCTTTAAAGGGTCACCATGGTGATCAAGGTGCTCCTGGCTCTGTGGGTCCTGCTGGTCCTAGGGTAGGTGGATTCAAGAGAAGACAGTTCATCTCTGAATAACTTCACTTATTCAGGCTAAAGCGAGCAGTGAGCCCCAGGCTGCTGCTCCCTTGGTGGGATTCACCAGCTCACATGTACTTGGTGTCTGTCTTCCTTAGGGCCCTGCTGGTCCTTCTGGCCCTGCTGGGAAAGATGGTCGCACTGGACATCCTGGCACGGTTGGGCCTGCTGGCATTCGAGGCCCTCAGGGTCACCAAGGTCCTGCTGTAAGTATGATTTgggaaataataaagaacatCACCAACCTAAGGAATATATCCTTCAAAGTAAACCAAGACAACTACGGCAATACATTAAAGTTAACCCCATTTCAATATATCCTCTAAAATATCTGGAAATTGTCTATATGCAATGGCTTGTTAAGCCCATCCCTGCAAATGTGCCTGGGAGCACGTTATTTATTTACATGAACttgattattttttacttattagaACATGCTTCCGTATAAAGCTCAATTGAAAATCTACTGCCATGGATGTCTCTCAGtgtaacaaaatacaaaacctCTCCTCTCTGACTTTCACCTTTGCAGGGCCCCCCTGGTCCCCCtggccctcctgggcctccaggtgTAAGCGGTGGTGGTTATGACTTTGGTTACGATGGAGACTTCTTCAGAGCTGACCAGCCTCGCTCAGCACCTTCTCTCAGACCCAAGGACTATGAAGTTGATGCTACTCTGAAGTCTCTCAACAACCAGATTGAGACCCTTCTTACTCCTGAAGGTTCTAGAAAGAACCCAGCTCGCACATGCCGTGACTTGAGACTCAGCCACCCAGAGTGGAGCAGCGGTAGGTCAATATGTCTAGACCAGACTGGCCCTTCTGACAAACTGAGCTTTTCAAAATTAGTTTCTACTGACATTTTGAGTAAAAATGCATTTGGGTAAAGATTACACTATGTGAAATCATACCCAATTAATGAAGCATCATCTTCTCCCAAACAGCACCCAACCTTGTTTctcttaaaatgcatttttttatttttcatagtaatAAGTACTCCAATTTGATTTTTCATGGAGGTGGGTAGAGAAGAAACTGTATAATCTTAAAAATAGGCACCCCCTTCCTCTTAAATGCAGGGTAGACAGTATAAGAGCACAACCAAAAAAGTTACTTATGAGAGTCAGTATCTTTCATTAGTAAGTATTAGAATCTATGTTCTGCTCAGTGAGAAGTTTCATGATCTGAATGCTATTTTCTTAAAAGGTTACTACTGGATTGACCCTAACCAAGGATGCACTATGGATGCTATCAAAGTATATTGTGATTTCTCTACTGGCGAAACCTGTATCCGAGCCCAACCTGAAAACATCCAAGCCAAGAACTGGTATAGGAGCTCCAAGGACAAGAAGCATGTCTGGCTTGGAGAAACTATCAATGGTGGCAGCCAGGTGAGGAATCCCACAAACACTTCTCCTTCTGCTAAATAATATTGTGGTAAGACTGTTAATTATCTGCCTTTTAATCTCTGACAAAAATGGGCTTATTAAAAGAACCTGTTCTTTTCCTGGGTTCCATTTTGTCCTAGATTGCACATTAGAAGATGGATTGATTGGACGCATCCATATAATTCAAAGCCATTATTCAAATTTGACTTAATTGATAATCATTGCAAAAACTGACTAATCTCATTTAGTGTGAAGGAGCACTGGCTAGCATATACCCCACACTCATGCATATGCATTTTCAAAATGTGAGCagcttttctgaatttttaatcaaACCTTTTCACCAACTTTACTGAATGCCTACTGGAATTccataaattacaaaattatagaaaaagaaaaatatcagaagtTCTACCTCCTCATTCTATTATTCTAAAACAGAAGCATATTCAGAAAGGATTAATTGAAACAAATACCTTTTTTAGATGACCTTGCCTCAGCCTAGTAGGTCTTATGTTCATCTAGGTAACTGATGTTTCAAAGACAAGTGaattaagttttctttaaaattacccTTCTCTTAAGCTTGGATCTGAGTCTACTcttcctgagattttttttttttattcagtttgaCTCTTAGTATCTGAATCCTTCTCCACCTAACCagaatttcttcttattttctgtagtttgaatATAACGTAGAAGGAGTGACTTCCAAGGAAATGGCTACCCAACTTGCCTTCATGCGCCTGCTGGCCAACTATGCCTCTCAGAACATCACCTACCACTGCAAGAACAGCATTGCATACATGGATGAGGAGACTGGCAACCTGAAAAAGGCTGTCATTCTGCAAGGATCTAATGATGTTGAACTTGTGGCTGAGGGCAACAGCAGGTTCACTTACACTGTTCTTGTAGATGGCTGCTCTGTAAGTAACAGTGAAATATGGGAATAGCTTTGGAAAGTGGGATGAGAGGGGGATGGTTCTAACTAAGAGCCTCCCTTAAGGGGGGCCTAAAGATGGGGGAATAAATGAACAGAAGAATAAAAGACCtaacttattttgtgtttttcataacGAAATTCagtttttgtatgtattttatatttatttatttatacatattaattttGTACTTAAATTCAGTTGAAAAACTCAGAGTATTTCTGATCAGATAGTGTCTTCTGAAATAATGAAATGTATACTATGTCCATGCATCATTTTTCCTTCAGCATAAGTTTTTTAAAGGTAATGTATGCCATAACTTAAAACTTCTTGAGACTTTAGTGGCCTAAACTATAACTTAtagttatgtgtattttattttacttattagtaTAGCTTACATTTAACTTTTAATGCTTCCTCTATAATATgctataaatagaagaaaaattaaaattcacaatACTGCCTACCCACCCAGGTCCCACTcccaaagacacacatagatggATGAACACACCACAATCCTAAAAACGACTTTGTAGAAATAAGTCACTTGGAATGTGTATTGAAATGttgttagggttttttttgtttttttgtttgtttgtttgtttgttaaataGGGAGCCCCTCCCACTAAAGACACCCTTGATACTGTTATTTCAAAGATTAACTTGTTGATCTGGGGCAGACGTCTTCAGAATGATATATGCCAAAATGTGGTTCTTATGAAATCTATGGTTCAGAAGTTATCGGATTCAGAAATAGTGATGctttatgtatctatttttttctcttttaacagaaaaagacaaatgaatgGGGAAAGACAATCAttgaatacaaaacaaataagcCATCTCGCCTGCCCTTCCTTGATATTGCACCTTTGGACATCGGTGGTGCTGACCAGGAATTCTTTGTGGACATTGGCCCAGtctgtttcaaataaatgaactcaacctaaattaaaaaagaaagaaattggaaaaaaaaaatttctctttgccatttcttcttcttcttttttttttaactgaaagctGAATCCTTCCATTTCTTCTGCACATCTACTTGCTTAAATTGTGggcaaaagagaagaagaaggattGATCAGAGCATTGTGCAATACAATTTCATTAactccctcccctgctcccctaaaaatttggaatttttttcaacACTCTTACACCTGTTGTGGAAAATGTCAAACTTtgtaagaaaaccaaaataaaaactgaaaaataaaataaaaaccatgaacATCTGCACCACTTGTGGCTTTTGAATATCTTCCACAGAGGGAAGTTTAAAACCCAAACTTCCAAAGGTTTAAACTACCTCAAAACACTTTCTCGTGAGTGTGATCCACATTGTTAGGTGCTGACCTAGACAGAGGTGAACTGAGGTCCTTGTTATGTTTTGTTCATAATACAAGGTGCTAACTAATAGTATTTCAGATACTTGAAGAATGTTGATGGTGCTAGAAGAATTTGAGAAGAAATACTCCTGTATTGAGTTGTATCATgtggtgtatttttaaaaaattttgatttaGCATTCGTATTTTCCATCTTATTCCCAATTAAAAGTATGCAGATTATTTGCCCAAAGTTGTCCTCTTCTTCAAATTCAGCATTTGTTCTTTGCCAGTCTCATTTTCATCTTCTTCC encodes the following:
- the COL1A2 gene encoding collagen alpha-2(I) chain — protein: MGLMGPRGPPGAAGAPGPQGFQGPAGEPGEPGQTGPAGARGPPGPPGKAGEDGHPGKPGRPGERGVVGPQGARGFPGTPGLPGFKGIRGHNGLDGLKGQPGAPGVKGEPGAPGENGTPGQTGARGLPGERGRVGAPGPAGARGSDGSVGPVGPAGPIGSAGPPGFPGAPGPKGEIGAIGNPGAAGPAGPRGEVGLPGLSGPVGPPGNPGANGLTGAKGAAGLPGVAGAPGLPGPRGIPGPVGAAGATGARGLVGEPGPAGSKGESGNKGEPGSAGPQGPPGPSGEEGKRGPNGEAGSAGPPGPPGLRGSPGSRGLPGADGRAGVMGPAGSRGASGPAGVRGPSGDAGRPGEPGLMGPRGLPGSPGNIGPAGKEGPVGLPGIDGRPGPIGPAGARGEPGSIGFPGPKGPTGDPGKNGDKGHAGLAGARGAPGPDGNNGAQGPPGPQGVQGGKGEQGPAGPPGFQGLPGPSGPAGELGKPGERGLPGDFGLPGPAGPRGERGPPGESGAAGPAGPIGSRGPSGPPGPDGNKGEPGVVGAAGTAGPSGPGGLPGERGAAGIPGGKGEKGEPGLRGEIGNPGRDGARGAPGAVGAPGPGGATGDRGEAGAAGPAGPAGPRGSPGERGEVGPAGPNGFAGPAGAAGQPGAKGERGAKGPKGENGVVGPTGPVGAAGPSGPNGPPGPAGSRGDGGPPGMTGFPGAAGRTGPPGPSGISGPPGPPGPAGKEGLRGPRGDQGPVGRSGETGAVGPPGFAGEKGPSGEAGTAGPPGTPGPQGLLGAPGILGLPGSRGERGLPGVAGALGEPGPLGIAGPPGARGPPGAVGSPGVNGAPGEAGRDGNPGNDGPPGRDGQPGHKGERGYPGNIGPVGAAGAPGPHGPVGPAGKHGNRGETGPSGPVGPTGAVGPRGPSGPQGIRGDKGEPGDKGPRGLPGLKGHNGLQGLPGLAGHHGDQGAPGSVGPAGPRGPAGPSGPAGKDGRTGHPGTVGPAGIRGPQGHQGPAGPPGPPGPPGPPGVSGGGYDFGYDGDFFRADQPRSAPSLRPKDYEVDATLKSLNNQIETLLTPEGSRKNPARTCRDLRLSHPEWSSGYYWIDPNQGCTMDAIKVYCDFSTGETCIRAQPENIQAKNWYRSSKDKKHVWLGETINGGSQFEYNVEGVTSKEMATQLAFMRLLANYASQNITYHCKNSIAYMDEETGNLKKAVILQGSNDVELVAEGNSRFTYTVLVDGCSKKTNEWGKTIIEYKTNKPSRLPFLDIAPLDIGGADQEFFVDIGPVCFK